AGCTGGCCCTATCCCCACCAGCGACGACGGCCGCCGCACGGGGCTGCCTCGCGGCCAAGACAGGGCCatggacggcggtggcggggaatCTCCTCCCCACCCGGCGGCACCGcgcctccaccgcgccgcccgctccctctctctctccctgcgCCGCCTGTCGCTTTGTCCCTCTCTCCCCGCGCCGCTAgccgctcctccctctctctctctctccctctcctcgcgctgccccctccctctcttctctgcGCTGCCGACGGTGGGTATGGAGGCCATGACTAGCCCTAGACTAGCCCTAGACTCTTCGCACCAGATTTGTGCTCCAGTGGATACGGTCTGAGTACTTCCTGGAATTTCTTACATGGTCTTTTCCTTGAATTGAAAGAAGTAATACATGACTAGTCAAGATCCCGTGTGGATCCAAATCCAATCTCCTAGATGTTGATATGTCTGAGCTGAAATAGTATCACAGAGCCTGCCATCCGAACCATCACATGTTGCTGACAATGATCTTGCATTGGTAGACGAAGAAGCCGCCAAAGTGGGTGGTGGCTCTGTCAATTATTCCTGGTAGCGTGAAGTTCTCGATCTCGGTGTTCTCAAGACCGGTAAAGTTCCGGTAGCAGAGCTGTTACACGTAGTTGACAGAAGTTTATCTCGGACTGATGATGCCAATCTGGaaattaagttgatgagccGCTTAACTTTTTGATCCCATGGATACCGCTTTTGATCTCCACGACTTTCAACGCTAcccagagtttttttttttttccaattccGTTCTTTAATTTTCACCTCACTCTTGAGCACACAATTGGGAATCAGAAAATAGCATGGCGTGGTGTAAACATCTGTATGCTTTATTAGTTAATAACTCATGATAACGCCTTAAGTTGGAAGAGACAGGGCCTTGGCGAATGCACGGGCAGTAGACTAGTTTTGTTCATGCATCTAAGAGAAGAGGCTGCATGCTCATATGTCTGTTCGCtacagcttattcagccggcttatcagccacctggtgtttttctctcacaacaaatcaaccgtttcagcttttcagccggcttataagctaaaACGAACAGGCAGCATGTTGCGTCCAACAGTACACCTTCCATTATCTGCCCCCGCTACCAGTCCAAGACATGTCACCCCCACGCGAAGAGTCGGACGTAGTAGTCCTGTATACCTGCGGCGTCAGAACCGGCAGCGTCACGTCCTCCGACTGAAGGACGTTCATGGCCTGCACAATGGAGGGCCTCACGCCCGGGTCCGGGTGCGCGCACCACAGCCCGACGATGAGCACGCGCTGGAGCTGCCACTCGGCGACGCCGTCGTCGATCAGGCCTCCGGCCATCAGCCTCTGGTCCACCGCCTCCAGAAGAGCATTTCTATCGTACAGGTCCCAGATCCACTCCAGCAGCGGGACGACGCTGTCCTGCTGCACCATCACCGGCCGCCGACCCGTGGCGATCTCCAGGAGCACGATGCCGAAGCTGTACATGTCGGACTCGGtggttggccggcggcggcggatgaaCTCCGGGTCTATGTACCCTGCGGTGCCCATCACGACCTTGGTCGTCTGCGGTCCGGCTCCGTGGGCGACGAGCCTCGCCAGCCCGAAATCGCCTAGCTTGGTGCCGTGTGACGAGTCGAGGAGTATTTTGCTGGGCTTGATGTCGGCGTGCAGGACGCACTGGTCGCACTCCGTGTGCAGGTAGCGCAGCGCAGAGCCCAGCCCAAGGATAATCATGTATCTGTTCAATTCGTCAAGAATATATCATCAAGACATTTGAATGAAGTTAATTAATTAGCACAAAACTGAAAATAATCCACCACATTAATTAAATCTGCACTATAATCTGTACTACCTCTCTGCCCAAGAGAGCAAGCTGCCGTAGAGGTGTCTGTCAAGGCTGCCTTCTGGCACAAGCTCATAGACGAGCAAGAGACCCTTGGTGCTGTCACACCATCCCAACAACTGCACAAGGTTCCGATGCCGCAGACGGCTTATGATCTTCACTTCAGCCTCGAACGCCTTCCTCCCCTGCGCCGACGACTCCGCCGAGAACATCTTCACGGCCACCGGGCGGTCATGGTCACCTAGGCTGCCCCGGTACACGTTTCCGAAGCCCCCGCGGCCAAGCTTCTCCTCCTCAGCAAAGCTGTTGGTGGCAGCGACGAGCTCCTGGTAGCGGTACCTCCTGGGGCCAACTCCTCTCTCAAAGTCAGCTTCCTCATGTTCTGCGTCAGAATCGACCTCGGTGATGCCATGAAGCTTCATCCATATACGTCGCCGGTTCCTAAAGCAGCCCACGGCGGCGCAGAGCAACACCACAAAAGCCACAGCCGTGGGAACTATCACAGGTACTAGCCAGCGTCGGCCCCGGCGGCCTTTGGTAGTCTTGGAGCTCCCGGCTTCTAGAGTGGAGCTGAACGACCATGACAGCACCTGGTGCAGCTCGATGCATGCGCCGGTGGCCGCAGAGAAGCCGACAGACACTTCCTCCGGCAAGCTTCGCTTCATGTCCACATTCCATTGGACATCATACGGCGGTTCGCCGTCGTCCATCCGGAGTTTGGCTTGTAGAACTCCTGTGAGATTGTTGTAGGTGATCATGGCAGTCATGGCGTGTTCAGAGACCAGGCCCTTGGTCACGTTCACGACCGCCTTGGAATCGATGGAATTGACGTCGATACCAACATGATTTACGGTTTTGTCCCACTGATTCAAGAAGGTATCAAACTCTACCGCGACGACGTCGCCGGTGGCGTTGATGTTGTTACTGTCGTTGAATAGGGCGAGGTTCGAACCATAGCTGTTGGGAGGAATCCTCGACGGGTAACGAGCGAGGAAGAAAGCCATTCCGTCGCCACTGTCGTTAACGTTGCATGTCTTGAAGAAGTCCTCGACTTTGGGCTTGATTTGGAAAGTGAAGTTGGTGGCGAAGCTGGCAATCTCGCCGGTGGTGTTGTCCCAGAGGGGCACCGGTCGCGCATACGAAGCGCGCCCGACGCTGAAGGTATCGCCTCTGATGTCGTTCTTTGTTAGCTCGAGAAAACCAGGGCCAATATGTGTGTCGCGTTCGCACCTTAGCTCGGCGTCGCATgggtcgccgccggtgccggagaagTTGAAGCTAAAGGACAGTGAGGTAGCAAGAGGTGCATGGATCAGTAGTAGAGACAAGAGACCAATGGACACGATGGAAAACTTGCGAGAGCTTGCTGCCGCCATGGTTTTTGTTTATTTGGACTTTGGGGAATGGGGAGGATTACAGGGACGATGCGGGGTGATCTAGCTAGCTTCGGTCACAAGGGACACCCGGCCGGCCCGTTCTTATGTAGTAGTGTTTTTTCAATGTTTCTTTTAGAAAATGTGCGCTATTAATATTTAAACTTTATTTTGTTTTACCAAGTCAAACAATATGTAAGGGATGTCATTAGATTTATACAGTCGATCTCCCTCCGCTGTAGTCTGTCCGGGGCACACAAGCAGATAACCATAGGAAATACTAATTTAAGAAAAGGCCAATGTGAactttttaaaataataaaaagataTATTTCCCACTTGAGCCACACCACTACCGGAAAtcgggtgtttgccgagtgcaattcTCTTGGAAGCCAAGTTTGCATAGTTATATATATGGATGATTTCCTGATCATATATACAATATATATATTACCTCACCAGACCCGTCGTACCCAGACCAACCGTACGTGTTTCCTCGCCAAGTACTAGCCATATTTCTACATTCGCATTATTTCTCAATTTAGGCTGTTTGGAGTACGACAGCTCCTATTCGTCATCATGATCTTTCTTGAATGTTTCAAACaatttgaaaagttcaaaccttTGTTGTCACAGTTGAAAAGTTTACGCACCCAGACCAACGTAAGTGTTTCCTCGCCAAGTGCTAGTCATATTTCTACATTCGCATTATTTCTCAATTTAGGCTGTTTGGAGTACGACAGCTCCTATTCGTCGTCATGATCTTTCTTGAATGTTTCAAACAATTGGAAAATTTCAAACCCTTTGTTGTCACAATTGAATGTACGTTCAAGACACAAAGTTGTACAGCTCCACTcacttccttctctttcttgctcTCCAACTCATATACTAGACGCATGGCGTTTGTCACAAGTTTAACTCCAATATATATCCATGCTGGATCTGTAATTTGTGAACAAAATTAAAGTGGTTTGAATATTTAAATTAATTATTCTGAGCTATAAATTAAATGATTCATCTGAATGCTACTGACATACGTACCACTAGCTTtagagctctgccaaacaggatGTATATACCCAAACTTATCCTTAATATAAATCCCCTttcacaaaataaaaatatgcGCACTTGCATATGTAGTTTTCTCTACGTTAGTATTTTTAACGGACTACATACTAAATGCATGGTGTTTTGGACCCTAACCGTGTAGTCGGTGTGTCAGACCTTTTCTTCCATCGCTAAGCTTTCATTCCTCCAATCTTTTTGCGTGACAGACACGTGCGGCTCTAGAGGGACATTGACGAACTTCAGGGATCTTGAAGTTGCAGCGCCACCTTCTGTGGTGGAGAAGAACACAAGTCCACATCTGCTAGTGGTTTTGACGTGATCGAGAGTGGTCAGCCGGCCGTCACCTACCAGTCCGCGGCTGACTTGTTTCCTTGCGTAATGAGATAGCACTGCACGTCTGCACTGTTCGTATATACACTGGGGTATGAAATGGCGTACCTAGTCAAGGATGGACCACCGGTACGTGCAAATGTGATTTCAATTATTAATAGTATGAATAATGGCGAATGAAAGAAGGGCCTGGTGCTGCCGCTATATCTGCCACATTAATTAGCTGCGAGATATAAAAATTGCCAAAAAAATTTATTAATTCACTACAAAAGGACACCTTTAAATTTTTACGTTTATTGCAGAGGAAAAAAATAATGTGCCCTGAGGTTGCCAtcacactactagaaaactgaccTCTCATCCCTAACCTTAGTATCGGTTGCATTTGGAACCGAtactaatattagcattagtaccggtttcaaAGGATACTGTTTGGAGCGCGCCACgaggacccctttagtaccggttgggggcaacaACCCGTACTAAAGGGTGAGTTAGTACCGGcgccaccaaccggtactaatgctccacgcaccctctagtaccagttgtttgcatcaaccggtactaaagggggcaccctctagtaccggttgcttccaccaaccggtactagtgTGGCACCCCTTCTAGTACCGGTTAGAGGCACCAACCGATACTAGAGGGCACCtctttagtactagttggtgACCCCAACCGGTAGTAATTTTCTTTCTATAaatacccttcttcttcctccagcctgAGCTAGATCCTCCAACTCGAGCTTCACCCAGTCCATGGCGCCATAGGGGGAGGTTTTGTCGGATTTGTGATCAattcttggggatttcactcattcaagtgttctaaatgttagaaacttcattctctcttgatacatggttagtacactaagttttatgctttagagctagagtaatttgtgattttaagaataaggtacaatggggaaaattttcatttatatgaatgtgttatttaggagatttcactcattcaattgttctaaacttcatcctcccttgatacatggttagtatactaagttttatgcttaagAGTTAGAgtattttgtgatttttagaataaggtacaatgggaaaaaatttcatttatatgaacgtgttatttagagctcatatttgtgatttgtagaataagctacaaattTTTGGATGCCATGATTCATACtggtcaaagaaattgatatgaggttagacgaataatttcatagtttagtacttttcaaatagaTGTACGTAATtagttatttttagaataagctataatggagaaatttttcatttatatcttatgtttgagctaagtaaattATGTGGAAAAAGAAttttttcatagtttagtcatttgcaaatatgagctaaataaattatgttcatttctcgctaattcaagaatttttctatattctctagctattcaacatttttactaCAATTTCCACAGCtcaagcttcaccctatccatagcGCCATAGGAGAGATGCTGCCGaatttgtgaccatttcttggggattgcaatcattcaagtgttctaaaggttagaaacttcatcctccgtTGATACATGGATAGTaaacttcaaaaaccaatccatgtgtatatacttagaaaaattagattaagtatttcaattcattttcttATAGTTCAAAAACTAATCCATGTGTAATATTTggtagatggatcggcaatgaaTGTACAATGCAGACAAACATTctatggagtacattaatggcttgcgtggttttctcgatcaggcagaatccaacaaaccgccatccggtttcattttgttgtccatgcaaaaATTACTAAGAAAGATTACTCATCCAGCAAGACTATTCACACCCACGtatacagttctggattcatgGAAAACTATTTTGTATGGACCAAGTGcagggaaagaggagttatgatggatgatgatgaagaagaacaagatgACAACAAACCTGACTAaattcaaggaggtgcctttgcagatgctctaatgggcgaggctgaaaaAGAAATGAGCGATGCAGAAGGTCTaatcgatgatctaggtcaggtgttgcgagatgcaaaggaagactgcaagAATGTGAATGAGTCACAAAAGTTcaagcgtatgttagatgattataagaaattattgtacccagactGCAAACAGGGGCACGAAAAGTTGGATACCACACttgaaatgctgcaatggaaggcaaaaaatggagttcCTGACAAgtgttttgatgagttaatgaaaatcataaaaaacatccttcccgaggggaacgaattgccgtCCTCAATGTATGAAGCAAAAAacgttgtttgccctctgggtttcaaggtacaaaagatacatgcatgtcctaatgattgtatcatGTATCGTGgtgaggaatatgagaaatttgaggcttgtcctgtgtgcaaaGCGCTATGTTATAAGATCAGCCAAGATGAccccggtgatgttgaggggcaggctaggaagaagaaagttccAGTGAAGGTAATATGGTATTTACCTATAGTACCATGGTTGAaatgtttgttcagaaacaaagcatatgcaaagttgatgcgttggcacaaagaagagcATGAGCaggatgaaatgatcagacaccccactgatgggtcctagtggagaacagttgatagagaatttcctgagtttgaaaaggatgcaaggaacatatggtttggttttagtacagatggattcaatccattcggtgagttcattATTGGTCATAGAACTtagcctgtgaccttatgtatgttcaaccttccaccctgcatgtgcatgaagtggaagttcattatgatgtcggTAATTATCCAACTCCAAAAataacctggcaacgacattgatgtttacctaagaccgttggttgatgaacttctactgTTATGAAAGGAAAAAGGTGTACtggtgtgggatgaggacaaaaaggagacttttaatctacgagcattgttgttcgtaaccatcaatgattggtcgGCATTTGTTAATCTGTCCGGACAGTCAAATAAGGGATTTCGAGCCtgcacgcactgtttagatgatacttgcagcatgtatttgaaacactgtaggaatgTCGTGTATATGAgccatcatcgatttctttCTGCTAAGCACccttaagaaagaaagggaagtattttgaaggggagaaagaaaaatgtactaagcccattcaccgtaatggtaaagtgtattttctatgataaaggttttaagggtagtctttggcaagagctctggtagccaacctatttCGAATGatgaggacggacatgcacccatgtggaagaagaagtctattttTTTGGAGCTAttttattgggaagtccttgaggtccgtaatgcaattaATGTGATGCACGTGATGAAAAATCTTTTCGTGAatgtgcttggcttcctgggtacatatggaaaagcgaatgatacaattgaagcatgtCGGGACCTGAaaacgtatgaaacaacgagatggcctacattaggaaaaagagagatgatggacattacttgcatcctgacAGTTACACTCTcggcaaggaagagaaggaaagcatgtttgactgcttgaatagtatcaaagttccatcgggctactcctcgaatatagaagcaataataaattttaaacagGAGAAATTCATAAATCAAAAAATCCATGACTGTCACGTCCTGATAACACAATTGCTGCCTGTTGCACTGAGGGTTATTCTACCAGATActgtgagaatggcaatcgtgaAGCTGTGtacattcctcaacatgatttcacagaaggcaatccatccaaacaatctactaaagctgcaaaatgacgtggtgcaatgccttgtcagctttgagatggtctttccaccttccttctttaatatcataaCCCatcttctagtccaccttgttgaagagatttttattcTCGGTCtcgtatttctacacaatatggttcctttcgagaggtttatgacaGTTTTGAAGAAGTATGTTTGTAATCGTGCCCattcagaaggaagcatcgcaaaaggatatggaacagaggatgtcattgagttttgttttgactttattGACGACCTGAGTTTGATTGGAATCCATGTATCACACCATGAGGGAAGACTGAAGGGAAAGAGCACACTAGGAAGAAAGttcggatggacatcgatgagcatacatttcgtaaagcacGCAGCTTCGACCAGCAGTGCTAAGCTGGAACACAGCTTCGACAAATATGTGCTATTTCCAGATCTGAAGGTTGCACACTTACATTCTCTATAATACTCCTCCGTAAtgtagtttattttttttaattcaaacttCATTAACTTTGACTAATTAATAAAGAGTAAATCAAGCTTAATTAAATCCTTCATAAAATATGTCTTTAGTATTGTAGGCGgccacattttttttttccaatggaCTTGGTCGAAGTTAATTTTTCCGGTAGACTTGGTCCAAGTTAAAAGTTAAAGAAGTTATTTTTCCGGTAGACTTGGTCGAAGTTAAAAGTTAAAGAAGTTTAATAGCCATCCACAGCACATCGAAAATTAAGTAAATGTATTGCACAAACATCGGATCAGCGTTTCGCCATTCCGGTGAAACATAATTCAGAGACTTTCCACTACAGTGAAGCTACTACATTCAAGCGTTCAAAATATCcagaaggagaaacaaaaaGAGATCATTTGCACAAATAATTAGACCCTCGCGCGCCTTGCGCAGGTGTTCAAAAGTTAGAACGAGCTAGTTTACAACGAATGAGTTTATCAGGCAACTGCACAGAAGCAAGAGAACAGGAAAACATGATAAATCCAGACCAGCTACTTCACAGTCTCTTCTGCGCGGATACTTTGGATGTATTAACATACTGTCTAATTGGGTTAGGACAAACTAGTCTTTTTACATCATGTATCCCCCCCCCACTGGGATTACAAATTCAGATCAGAGCGCTAACAAGTGTAAGAGACTATGCTTTGGGTTCGGTTTTGCGACTAGCCTTCCCTCTGATTTACCTTTCAATGGTACAAAATGTTATtgcctttttttctttgttttggttcCCTCAAGTAATTCACTGGGGAGGGAACCAACTGCCATTGTAGAGCTTATCCGATGGCATAGGTGCTGGGAGGTTGACATCTACTTGTGTGTGGTTTCTGGTATTATCCAAAACAGAAGCAGAACAATTTGGTGATGGATCTTTATTCAAGTCTTGTTGCTCTGGGAAGTAGTCTGTGACGGCTATCGTGTCATCCAGAACAGGAATGTCGCCTGTGAGGGTCTTGAAAGCAAACTCGATGCAAGGATCTGACCAGGCATTTCCAAAAAGAGATTGAAAGGCCAACCCGGACTGATCAGAACATGTTTCAGGCGCAGCTGACTGCACTGGCAAAGCAGGTTCTTCTGCTCCTGCTGCATTTTGGAATCTAACATTTGCTGGAAAGCTTGCAACAGTTGATCCATCTACTGGCATGGGAACCGATGAGTCCtgattttcaacatttttccagAAATCTGTAATAGAGGCTCCACCATTTTGTTCAGGAGCCCAAGAGAAACCAGCCTGGAGCATAGAATTTTCAGCATAGTTTGGTTGCAAGTGATTGGTAGTGTCTTCCAGATTGATGTGTATCTGATCCACAGAGTCTTCTTGGCTCAGTTGTGGATTCTTGCACATGTTTCCCTGTATTATCTCAATTTGAGTGACACAGTCAACCTGGCTAAAATGTAACTGATCAGCAGTGTTTTCCTGATTGGCTTGTAGTTGATTTATAGTGTCAGCTTTGCTCGGCTGTGAGTAACCTATTGTGCTTTCCAGATCAATGTGTATCTGACCCACAGCGTCTGCTTGGCTCATTTGTGATTGCCTTGTCATGTTCTCCTGAATTATCTGCATTTCAGTCACAGTGTCTACTTGGCTTAAGTGAAACTCATCGCAAGTGGTTTCCTGATTGGCCTGTATTTGATTTATAGTGTCAGCTTTGCCCGGTTGTGAATAGTCAATATTGTATTCCTGAAAAGGCCGTGCCGGAATGACGGTGCCTGCTTGGCTCGACTGTAATCGACTAGCAGTGTATTCCTGATCCGTCTGTATATGATTCAAAATGTCTGCTTGGGTCAATGGATCTGTAGTGCATTCCTGCATTGTCTGTATTGGAATATCTGCATGGTCTGTAATGGATCTGTCATGCAGAACAGGAATATCTGCTAGGATTGACTCCACCTGATTGGCAGTTTTTTCCTGATTTGTCTCTGTATGATCCACAGTTAATGCTTGGCTCGGCTGTGAATGATTGGTAGTGTTTTCCTGAATAGCCTCCGTTCCTTTAGCAGTGTCTGCTTGACTCAACTGTAACTGATTTGAAGTGCTTTCCAGATTACCATGTATTTGATTCAAGGTGCCTGATTGGCTCATCTGTGACTGATCGTTAGAGTTCTCTTCCATAGTCCGTACCAGATTTACAGGATTTACATTAATCGGTTCATCTTCAGGCTCGATGCTTAATTCCTGCTGAACATTCAGAGCAGCTAGACGGGGTGACACTCGAACAGGTGTCACCGCAGAACTGGTTTTATGCTTCTTGGATTTCACCTCTACATTTTGTTCTTTCCTTTTAAGCGATTTGGTTTGCCTTGGACCACGTTGTGCAGAGACTGGTTGAACATTCGTGTGTTCCAAAGTTTCAAGCTTATCGCCATTCCCTTGCATTGCTTTCAAGTTCTCAGATTCTGGTAACACAGTATGTTCAGTATCATTTCCACTATAAGGTGTAACTAGTTCCTCCCACAGCACCATGATACCTTCTGAAGTTAATATTTCACACTGAATACCCTTATCCGCAGTACTTGGCCTTGTGTGTTGCGATGATGTAATTGTCTGATTCCAAAAAACGATGACATAAGAAGCAGTGAGCTTTATAAAAAAGCAAGTGAACATACATAAATGAAGAGAACTTTATCAACCTCCTTTAGTTTCATATATGATATGTAAATTGAAATCGTATTCATGAATCACGAGGCATCTGAATCATGTGATCTGGTTACACCACAGAAGGTGTATCCAATGTCAAGACTCAAGAATTCAATTCTTCACAGGTGGCACAAAGAAAAACATGAATCTGGAATATTCTGATTTCTCTAAGGGTTGTGTCCACCACTCCACCAGAATATGGCCAGTTGGCAAGTTGGTGGTTTGCATGATGTAAAAGACACCACATGACTACGACTAAACTCACCAATACCTATTGTGAACAGATATGTGCAACTTGAGGTGTGCACCATGGTTATGCTTCCTAGTATTTGTTTCTCTAATGTTTCTGATGAATGGATATATACTAGCCAGACAAGGAAAGCTGCAAGGAACTCACATGAGGTTGGCTTTCTGTTATATGAACATCACAGATGGTGGTGCTCTTCTTTGGTCTCATAATGCATTGGTTAATATCTCCCGTTTCAAGATAACGGTGCACATCCTTCAGAGAGCGAAATTCATATCCACTGACTGGATCAATGTAGAACTGAACAAATGAGAACAATTAGAGGTCAATAGAGCCAGTTCACCAAAATTAAGCAATGTAATGTGAAGCAAAATAAGATTTATTCAAGAAATTCTACAGCATAGAAACTAGTACTGCAATACCGGCAGCAGTTGCTATTTTTAGGTATCCTTTAAGGTAGTCTCCATCATTCAAGGACTAAAACCTCTAATCTAAGTAGGCCATTGTTATAGTTATGGGAGATGGAAGTAAGAAATATTGAAGTTCATCCatgttttcctctttttcaaAGGGTGCCGTTTAGTTGTTTTTAATATACAGTTTTTTAAGTACAGGGTATTTTTATTTCTAGCTATTCAATTTTTATTCCAAATGAACATTGGTAATAACTTATATATGCTGTTTATattaagggaaagaaaaaaagaggaaaagtgACAGGCAGCATACCGGATCCTGAAACGATCCAGTCTTTCTTGGCCTGTATTCTTTGAGCCATCCATCAGGCAGCCCCTCGATGACTCTTTCATTCTTGCTTTGAGTCTAACAACAAAATATTAAGCGGCAAATTATGTCATGTTGTCAAAGTGCGCCTTTAAAAtaaaggagggggggggggggtgaaacTTGCGTGCCTTGGCAGCAGGTGTTCCTCTGACAAGACCACTTTGTGTCCCAGTAGGCTTCTCGTTTGTCGTCCATCCATTGGGCTGCCCCTTTGTGACTAGTTTAGCCCTAACTGGAGCctaaatgaaacaaaaaaaaccaGCAGTTTCTCAGAATACTTATCACACTGCACTAGTAGATCAAATGAAAAGGGGTGATTGGCAGAAATCTGCGTGCCTTAGCAGCAAGGCTTCCTCTGACAAGGCCACTTCGAGTTCTAAGAGGCGTGCCTTCTTTCAGCCACCCATCAGCCAACCCCTTAATGACTGGTTGATCCTTGCTTTGAATCTAgtgatgaaacaaaaaaaaaatggttatTTCTCACAATACTCATCAAGCTGCACTCTAAGATAAATGAAAGGGCAAATAGGAAAAAGCTGCATGCCTTGATGGCAGGGCTTCCTGTGACAAGCCCACTTC
The genomic region above belongs to Setaria italica strain Yugu1 chromosome VI, Setaria_italica_v2.0, whole genome shotgun sequence and contains:
- the LOC101771542 gene encoding L-type lectin-domain containing receptor kinase IX.1; protein product: MAAASSRKFSIVSIGLLSLLLIHAPLATSLSFSFNFSGTGGDPCDAELRCERDTHIGPGFLELTKNDIRGDTFSVGRASYARPVPLWDNTTGEIASFATNFTFQIKPKVEDFFKTCNVNDSGDGMAFFLARYPSRIPPNSYGSNLALFNDSNNINATGDVVAVEFDTFLNQWDKTVNHVGIDVNSIDSKAVVNVTKGLVSEHAMTAMITYNNLTGVLQAKLRMDDGEPPYDVQWNVDMKRSLPEEVSVGFSAATGACIELHQVLSWSFSSTLEAGSSKTTKGRRGRRWLVPVIVPTAVAFVVLLCAAVGCFRNRRRIWMKLHGITEVDSDAEHEEADFERGVGPRRYRYQELVAATNSFAEEEKLGRGGFGNVYRGSLGDHDRPVAVKMFSAESSAQGRKAFEAEVKIISRLRHRNLVQLLGWCDSTKGLLLVYELVPEGSLDRHLYGSLLSWAERYMIILGLGSALRYLHTECDQCVLHADIKPSKILLDSSHGTKLGDFGLARLVAHGAGPQTTKVVMGTAGYIDPEFIRRRRPTTESDMYSFGIVLLEIATGRRPVMVQQDSVVPLLEWIWDLYDRNALLEAVDQRLMAGGLIDDGVAEWQLQRVLIVGLWCAHPDPGVRPSIVQAMNVLQSEDVTLPVLTPQVYRTTTSDSSRGGDMSWTGSGGR
- the LOC101785965 gene encoding methyl-CpG-binding domain-containing protein 13 gives rise to the protein MDSGSSSFSRTRSGLVRRKGIFAPNKASCSRTRSGLLRVKSFMRSRDGSCSRTRSGLVRIKSFKDSSDSSCSRTQSDPVRGSPHVVEDLIEDEAVLKGSPEEWVTEDSPVRTRNGLVRGSPAYKAVAMEEPVTKRFPDGCLNDEMPSRTRSGLVRKSPTVKAVRKDGPVINVFPDGCHGEDMPDGIRSGLVTGSPAIKIQSKDQPVIKGLADGWLKEGTPLRTRSGLVRGSLAAKAPVRAKLVTKGQPNGWTTNEKPTGTQSGLVRGTPAAKTQSKNERVIEGLPDGWLKEYRPRKTGSFQDPFYIDPVSGYEFRSLKDVHRYLETGDINQCIMRPKKSTTICDVHITESQPHTITSSQHTRPSTADKGIQCEILTSEGIMVLWEELVTPYSGNDTEHTVLPESENLKAMQGNGDKLETLEHTNVQPVSAQRGPRQTKSLKRKEQNVEVKSKKHKTSSAVTPVRVSPRLAALNVQQELSIEPEDEPINVNPVNLVRTMEENSNDQSQMSQSGTLNQIHGNLESTSNQLQLSQADTAKGTEAIQENTTNHSQPSQALTVDHTETNQEKTANQVESILADIPVLHDRSITDHADIPIQTMQECTTDPLTQADILNHIQTDQEYTASRLQSSQAGTVIPARPFQEYNIDYSQPGKADTINQIQANQETTCDEFHLSQVDTVTEMQIIQENMTRQSQMSQADAVGQIHIDLESTIGYSQPSKADTINQLQANQENTADQLHFSQVDCVTQIEIIQGNMCKNPQLSQEDSVDQIHINLEDTTNHLQPNYAENSMLQAGFSWAPEQNGGASITDFWKNVENQDSSVPMPVDGSTVASFPANVRFQNAAGAEEPALPVQSAAPETCSDQSGLAFQSLFGNAWSDPCIEFAFKTLTGDIPVLDDTIAVTDYFPEQQDLNKDPSPNCSASVLDNTRNHTQVDVNLPAPMPSDKLYNGSWFPPQ